The genomic segment cccttggctgaaaagcacccccaaagcatgatgttgccaccaccatgcttgacggtggggatggtgttctttgggttgtactctgtgttctttgccctccaaacacgacgagttgagttgaggccaaaaagttctattttggtctcatctgaccacatcaccttcttccaggcctcttctgagtcgtccaggtggtgaatggcgaacttcatgcgggcctgtacaggtttcttcttgagcagggggaccttgcgtgcactgcaggatttcaatccatgacggcgtagtgtgttaccaaccgtttcttttgtaactgtggtcccagctgccttcagttgattcatcagttccccccttgtggttttgggatgattcctcaccgttcgcatgatcagggacaccccacgaggcaagatcttgtgtggaggcccagaccgagggaggttggcggtggtgtggtgcttcttccatttcctgataactgcaccgacagttgatctttttctccaagttgctttccgattctcttgtagcccatcccagccttgtgcagatcaacaatcttgtccctgatgtccgtagaaagctctttggtcttgcccatggtggtgatgttggatgctggttgtttgggtgttgacaggtgtcttttatacaggtaacgaggtgaggcaggtgtatttgatgtagataattggttcggattggggctgtgtcttaaagaaagactaactggcttgtaggagccagaatacttgctgttgtccagggggtcaaatacttgtttttcctcatcagatggttatcaattttaataaattcatatgatgtgattttctggaattttctttgggattctgtctttcactgttagaatgtacatatgattaaaattgtagatttttgcattctttgtaagtgggcaaacctgcaaaatcagcaaggggtcaaatacttatttcccccactgtataatCTACTATTTTGCACAGCTTTCCACTCTTTTTCCCTTGTACTCGTAAACTATActtaaaaatctttaaaatatgtgAATTTCAGATCTTCCCTACAGTCCAGAGTCCCGTGCTCTGTTTCCGCTGTGGGAGGACTTGGCTGAGGCCCTGAAGGAGCGAGAGGACGTGGTCGTCGCTCGCATCGATGCCTCAGCCAATGACATCAACATGTCAATGCAGGGCGCCTACCCATCCCTCTGCCTTTTTCCTGCCCTATATGCTGAAAGAGTATGCATTTCAATGATTATTTTTGTGTGATATACTGTAACACATTCCTGTGAGTCATGCGCATAAAAGAAGCAAACTACTGTCAAATGACTGCTGAAAAATATGGGATTATATGTGTTATCTCTGCTCTGTGGGGGGAAACTTGACGTAGGCTATATTGTGGTAATAATGTTCAGTATGTGAAATCTGTGTTCCTGCCAGATGGTGGTTTACCAAGGGAAGAGGAAGGTGAAGGACCTAGTGAAGTTTTTAGATAAAGAGATGGCAAAAGCCAAAAAATACCGATTTAAGGTAAATGATCGTCTCACTAACGCTGCAGTGGTTTGAGtttgtatgactgtgtgtgtgtgtgtgtgtgtgtgtgtgtgtgtgtgtgtgtgtgtgtgtgtgtgtgtgtgtttgcgtgtgtgcgcgtgtatgtgagtgtgtgtgagcagtctttttttatctctgttaaaaataaacttctCTTTTTTGAGTCTCCAGGAGGATGAAGACAGGAGGAAGTACATTGAGGCTGCAAAAGCTGAAGAGGCAAAAAAAGCCAACCAAAGCAAAGACGAGCTTTAATGCAGAAACAAAGAcagtagtgtgtgtttgtgtgtgtcttgactGTCCAAACAAAACCAATAAAGTCTTCAGTTAAAAACGTTGAGGTCACaagactttttatttatttaatcaaaaaggTTTTTGACATATAACTGTAGGCTAACAATAATTATATCGAGCCCACCCGATACATCCGCGTGGTTGTTAACATAGgctgattttattttcagatataTCGTATTTGCTAATATTTTAGCTGATAAGTAGCATAAAACTTGCAggacagaaatgtcaaaaatatgTTTGAGGTAATATAGATACAGTCTGTGGATTacacagtttgtccaccagagagcgCTGACAAATGTTCTCTTTCAATGTTCTGCTCAGTGTGCCTACATCTCTtggtccatttaaaaaaatatatatattcctaTCAAGATGTTTGTTGATGTTATGCATATATGTTTCAGAGGAATCTATGTgatagttttgtttttgttaacaaATCTTACGAAAAGACCAAGAAAATTAAAGAAATTGTAACTGAACAGTCAAGTGAATAAATAATCTAGAAATTCACATTAACAACATAGGCAACTTTTAATGGGGTTGGGGGTGTATCCCCTGGTTACAGCCCTGCTGCTATGCCATTGGTCAAAACTCTTCACATGGTAACAACAAAAACTTAAATGTCTTTTAATCACAATTTTTGCTTGACATAATTAGTTCCAACAAAATAATTTTCTGAAACAATACCAAACGATTGTATCATCGCGATATGGTGCCACTGAGAGTCAATAAATGATAATATAATACCGCCCATCCTTAAATTATGGCTTTGGTATGGGTCATTTAGGTTTTCATAGTCTGTGTTATATCGCCTCAttggacaaaaaaaatcctcttcaTTTGCCTtgaatcttaaaaaacaaacataaaacatgagtGAACACTTAACgcaattcacaaaatgtaatttaaaaacataacaataaATGACAGTTAATTCTGCGGTGCAGCTGTGATCTGCTCCTGGTGACGCGGTGTGACTTCACACGGAGGCTGGAGGAGGACGCCGCCGCTCCGCGCAGCTCTCTGACCGTCTCCTCTCGTTCTCTCAGCGGGCGTCAGGCTGCACAAAGCCGGAGGGATGGATCCAGCGCGCCCGTACGGCGCCGGGAAGGCCGGGAACGTCGCTTTCGATCCGGTCGCCTTCTTCACGCATCCCCGAACCATCCTCAGACTGATGTCGTGGGTAAGAAAGCCTTCTCTGCAACGTGTAGGTTGAATCAATGGACTGGCCTACCTgcgccccccctccctcccaccccctttctctgtctctctccattcACATTGTCTGTGACTCTCGCTCTTtgcttttgtgtcttttatCCAGCCAAGATTCATACTAAAttagtatttttgttttttattaataaaaggcTCAGCATCTTTGAGTTATATCTCTGTTGTTCAGCTCGGTCTAATGAACAGAAATCATTTCAGTGATGCAGCTTCTGGCTGGAGCTTCAGGACCAGCATCTGATTAACATATGTTTATCTGGAGCCTCTTTGTGTCTACATGTGAATGCTTTGGATTTGAATGGGCCCTAACCAGAATGTAACacccctctgtctttctctgatGTGATACTGTGCAGCTGTGAGTCACCATACATGCAGCATGTAATGTTCACTGAGGGAACAATTTGGTATTAAAGGAGGCATAGGAAGTTAACAGTTAatcctttctgtctttctttctttctttctttaatatGTCCTAAATCCAaaggtgatgatgatgaaattgtttgttttgttcaaccaacAGTCCGAAACCTAACAATGTTCAGCTTGCTATCACATACTGTAAGAcaaggaaaagcagcaaatactcACAAGTGAAAGGCAGGAACCAAgaaatgtttgcattttttgcttgaaaaatggctaaaaagatgaatcaattattaaaatagttgtgATAATTTTTCTGTCCATGGACCAATCAATTACTCGTCTAGCACACTAAAGATCTgtaaatgaaatatttatttattttgcatgcTGCTTCATTGTCACACATTGTGCAGTAACAGTAAAAGCGACATGTCCGTCTCTAGATTGGTGTCCTATTGGCATTCCGTTTTGAAGAATTAAGAATTAAGAATTAAGAATGAGAATTAGGCAAATTTCTTAAAGGATCATTTCACCCACATTGCACAACACTTGCCAATGGAGGTTTATAAGATGGTGTTGGTGTTATTTGATAAGACTTGAGATATCCGATACTGAGACTTCTGCCATTAACCAAATACAACTGAGGTAAATAGAAAAGCTAGATTACTGACCAGGCAAAGTGGATCCACAGTTCACTGTTTGGGGATAATGTCATTGTCTGCAAATTGACTTTATTAAACACTCTACTAAGCCACATTATAAACTTGATATAGAAATAGTGTTAAAATGAACAGTTATCAAACTACTGATAAACGTTTCACAGTttcaaatgtcaaatgttttgGCAGACCAACAGTCATAATTATTAAATTTACAATAATGTAAGAGAGGCTcttaaaaggagaattccggccaatttttacgttaatcttgatctcTATAAATATGTGTGTACTTTCGTttgaaaaaaccccgacccaatCGGTGCAGGCAACACGGAGTAGCTACAAGCTTCCattgagctaaaacggcagttgtcgGGGCAGGTTTTAGaatgcctttgtgcctcttaacagacacaaaatgcaattcaaatgtctgtgcaacatgaacagggcccttacgtgacaacaagatgcgttttcaactcagacattgttttaattcacctaccctgtctcGATTCTGCTGGTAGCTAGCTCcccctgttagctgctagctgttagctgctatcTGCCGTCCGTGATAAGTGTATTCAGCTAAAATATCACGCAGCAGTTTTTGTAGCtcattcattttgtgtgtgtgatcgatctggcgttggtgagtaggaggctTGGCAGTGTCGATTGGTGTAGTAGTTCCCTTAGCCGTGCTAGCAGGCAAGACCTTGCTTCTCAGAGCGATCTGCACACTGTTTACCTTTTACTGCTACACCGGGACTTCAGCGCAAGACTACAGATAGCGTTCTCTaatgtttccatgtagttacatagtcactgaatATGTATTGTCTttgaattttaattttaatttgatATGGTCAATAAAAGTAgatttgaaaaactcaacagcagTTAGTCTTCTCAGAAATGGTCCATGGTTACTTGGGTGTTATGTTGCtaaaataacgactagtctcaaCTTGTAATGCATCAACTCTCTCGTTATTTACGGGAACCCGAAAGACAAAACAGCGCACACCTACGAGCTGCTGACTTACCTGGTACAGAGCCGACCAGAATGATGACAGCTTGTTAGCTCTGTGGGGCCGGTGGGCTCTGACCCAGTCTGACACTCTGATAGCAGGCCACTTAGCCTTGTGCTTCTCATCGAACCTACGCTTCATGGAACTCTGTTGTTTCTTGACGCGAGACGTGACTGCTGCTGGGCATGGCCGTGGGCCCGCGGCCATTGGTGGACGGAGTCTTGACGGGGGAAGCACAAGTTCCCTTTTCAGCATGAGTGCGGCAGGGGAGACCCCTGTTGTAGAGTGGGCAGTTGCTCTGtagtggaggagggtctgtgaCAGTGCGGCCATCAGGGAGTATCCCTCAGACATGTGAGCATGCAGTCCATTTTTCAGGGATTGGTTGAATTGTTCCACCCCCCCGTTGGCTTGGGGGTGATAGACGGAGGTCCAGATATGGGTAAGGACAGGAACTGAGGACCATTGTCCGTGGTAATTACACAAGGCAAGCCCCAGCGGGAAAACAGCTGGTCAAGGAAGTTGACCACAGCAGCAGAGGTAATCATACCCATGGGAGCCACCTCAGGCCACTTGAAGTGCAAGTCGTAGACCACCACGAGGAACCTCTGGTGGTGTGGCACATTGTACAGCTCACCACAGATATCAAGCTGCAAGTGGTCCCGTGGTGCAGACGGCCAGTCTACTGGCTGTAGTGGAGTTGAAGCGGGTGGCACAGTCATCCCACTGGTGAGGCACGCTGCACAGGAGCGGATGAGTCCCTCCAGGTCACGGTCCATGGCGGGCCACCACACCACGTCACGGCACCTTTGTTTGGCTTTGACGATGCCGAGGTGTCCCTGATGTGCCATTTGCAAGACGCAGCCTCTGAGGGCCACTGGGATGACAGCTCAGAGGCCATGTGCGATGCAGGCCTCACCCCAGCATGACAGTTCATGCTTCACTCGATAGTATGGCTCCAGTTCTGGTGGGACACGGGAAGGCCAACCATGTCTGATATAATCACAAAGCATGCTGATGATGGGCTCGGCCGCTGAGGCGGACTCCAGATcacagagggaggctgtgtcCTTCAGTGGTGAGTGGACCAGGTGCATtacctcctcctcatcctctggACGGACAGCAGAGCACTGGGTGGTGGCAGGGCAGGATAGAAAATCTGCTACCACATTAGTCTTGCCAGGCGTGAATTGTAGCTGAAAGTCATACTGCGGCAGGCAGTCTGACCATCTGTAGATGCGAACGGGCCTGTGTCCTCCGCCCGAAGTGGACATCAGGGCTGTCAGGGCCTGGTGGTCTGTCCGTAGGGTAAAAGACCATCCGTACAGGTACAAATGCCACCTCTCACACGCCCAAATGCAGGCGAGAGCCTCCCCTCTCACGAACTGAGTATTTCTGCTCGGTGGGGCTGAGTGCCCGGGAGGCGAAGGCTACGGGCCTCTCCACGCCATCATGGAGCTGTGACAGAATGGCGCCCAGAGCCACAGCAGAAGCATCACAGGTCACGAATGTGGGGCAGTCCAGCTGGAAGTGTGCCAGGATTGGAAACGTGGTGAGGAGATGCTTCAGTTCGTCGAAACCTGCCTGGCATTCAAGAGTCCAGACCCAGAAAGCATCCTGCCTGAGCAGCATCCTCAGCCGACTCTGCGGGTGCAGAGGAATTTGTAGGTAGCCCTGACGTAAGTCCAACTTAGAAAAGACCCGGGAGCTGAAGAAGTGGGTCGTGAGTTCTTCTGTCGTCTGGAGAGGGTACTTGTCAGGCACCACTGCTTTGTTGACCTGGCAAAGGTCGACGCAGACTCTCAGTCCACCTGACTTCTTCCTGGCGATGACGAGGTTGGACACCCACGGAGAGGCGTCAATGGGTTCTATGATACCATCAGCCTGGAGGCGTTGGAGCTCCTGTGTAATGCCGTCCTGCAGAGCCAGGGGCACACGCCGAAGGGGCTGGACCACGGGAGGCACGCTGTGGTCCAGGAGCGGTTTGTGTGTGAATAAGGTGAGGCACCCAAGGCCATTGAACAGTTCAAGCCGGCTTTGTTGCCAACGGGGAATCCACTTAGTAGTATTCGTGTTCCGTTGTCAAGAAAGAGGTCAAGTCCCATGATGTTCTCGCCGTGGCGCGTAATCTGTAGAGGTTTAGCAAAGTGGGAGGTAGAGTTGACCGACAACGTCGATTTTGCTGCAGCCGTAGCCACAGAGAGCAGTGGATGCAGCTGTCTGTTTGGGAAGAGTAGGTTACAGGTGTCAACATTCAGCAGTGACACCTTTTCCCCAGTGTCGAGGAGAAGAGGGACACAGCAGCCATCCAGGTATACGGGGCACCTGGAGAAGGTCCCTGGGTGGGGGCATATGGTGCGCACTGGCCCCGCCGGGTCATGTGACCCATGTTCAGGGTAGTCAGCCGGAGCAGACCGGCACCATTTAGCAAAGTGGTTGGGTTTCTGACAGCATCTGCACGTTTGGCCCCTAGCAGGGCAGTCCTGGGCCCTTGTGGCATGATGGGTGGAGCAACAATTCCCACAGCGTCTCTGCTGGCGTGTTTGCTGGGGGCGCGCCACCTGTATAGCAGCAGGGTTGGCCAGGTTGTCCGAGCTTGATAGCTGTTGTGCTGGCTGTTCCATAACGACAGTATGAGActtgttttctgttattttagcAGCACATTGAGTTGCCGCCTCCACTTGTAAGGCGAGTGTTAGTGCATCATCAAGTTACAATGTTGCATCTTTGATTAACAACTCCTCCTGAACTCCGAGATTAGACGTTTTTTCAATGAGCTGGTCTCGAATAAGTTCATGCCTCATGACGCCGAAATTACAGCACTGTGCTAAGGCTTTTAAATCTGCTACAAACTGCCTAGCAGACTCACCAGGATGCTGACATCTTTGTCTGAACTCCAGCCGCCGAAAAAGGATGTTCTGTGACTTCACAAAATGTCCAGTCAAAGCCTCAATGACAGCATTGTAAGTGTCCAGAGTACCGTCAAGCGTGTTGAAAATCCTGTTCCCCTTTGCTCCCAGCTAGTGCAGTAGGATAGCGCGCTTCCTCACGCTAGCAGCATTATCCAATCCAATGGTTCCAAGGAACGACAGGTTCGCCAGGGAGgggaagaaaacaagaaaaccGGGGCATCAGCCATCCTTGTCGCCAATGTTATGTTGCtaaaataacgactagtctcaaCTTGTAATGCATCAACTCTCTTGTTTATTTCCGGGAACCTGAAAGACAAAACAGCGCACACCTACGGTGGCCTCTCAGTGTCAAAAATGTGCAACGTAAAACAGGCATCCTGAATAATAGAACTAACAatgtatatatgtactgtatactcCATGTATTACATGAACACAACATTGGGATAATCCACAGATCCTACTGTGGAGAGTTTTTGTAAATGCTACCTCATTCAGAAGAATGTTTCTAATAGCTGTTGACCGTgaggtctgtgtctgtgtgaggcATGTAGGAGGAATGAGAGGCATTCATACACCAGTGTGAGTTCATTCTCTTCTACCTGTTACAATAATAAACCAGCTCATGTGTCTTTCCCTGCAGGTTTTCTCCATGGTGGTGTTCAGCTGCATCGTGAACGAGGGCTACATCAACATCGGCAGCGAGCGTTTGCTCTGCGTCTTCAACAACAACGCTGATGCCTGTAACTACGGTGTTACCGTGGGCGTGGCCTGTTTCCTCGGCAGCATCTTTTTCCTGATTCTGGACATTTACTTCCCCTCCATCAGCAGCGTCAAGGACAGAAGACGGGCTGTCCTGCTGGACCTCGTCTTCTCTGGTACataatatacacacaaatgcagtggtggaaagtaaccaactacatttactcaagtactgtacttaattaCAGTTTTCTGCTTTACACTGGtactacaattcagagacaaatattgtacttttaactctatatttatttgatatatttatcaaatattacatatttattttgacGTAAccagttactttgcagattctgAATATAGtacaacatataaataaaaaatgaattagAATGTAATATTATAGATTAAGGTCAAATGTTATTGATCCCTAATTTCACAAGCTACCTTTATTCTGCAGTTCAAATTAGctcattaatgcatcaataattataattcaataatataatatgattcTGAAATGGGTCACTTTGCATAATGAGTATTATTTGGTTCTAGAAGAATATCAAAGAAATAGGAGATAATTCAAGtaaattctgattctgattcagaaAGAGCTCTCTTAAAAATTAAAAGATGATGCACATTACCTTTTTTCTTGCCCCGCCTATCCCGCCTCCAGGTCTTGCTAGCTTCCTGTGGTTCGTTGGCTTCTGTTTTCTGGCCAATCAGTGGCAGGATACCTCTCCAGACGAGCTGCCATTGGCCCAGGGCTCCGACGCTGCTAGAGCCACCATCgctttctgcttcttctccATCCTGACCTGGGTCTGTATGTTTATACCTGTGTGTCTAAAACCACAACATCTAGACACAGCTGTCTcagtgaatttgtgtgtgtgtgtgtgtgtgtgtgtgtgtgtgtgtgtgtgtgtgtgtgtgtgtgtgtgtgtgtgtgttttcatcaccatcatgtttgtgtgtgtgtatttcagggtTATCAGTGTCTACAGGCAATGAACAGATTTAAGAGCATTTCCTTCATGGAGGACAAGCAGAGACTCCTGCCAAAGAGCCCTCCCACCCTCTCCCtagtctaacacacacacacacacacacacacacacacacacacacacacacacacacacacacacacttacttcaTTTCACCACTCCCTTCATACCTTCCCATCAAGATGCTCAGTGCAATAAGCTGCAATCCACTCTTATgtattactgtaaacaaaaactgcaaaaacTCAGTGTTAGTTTTGAATTACAGACATACAGATTCTTGGAAGGGATAAAATCACGTCTCTGTCTTTACTATAATCAATACATGGTCATGATTttgtggtggcctaaaggtaaGAGTTTCCTGAGTTTGAGCCACTGACCAGCAGGATAAATGtaggtggggaaagtgaaagacacaTTCATTACAAGCAttaaggtgcccttgagcaaggcccttaaccccgaACTGCTCCAGTTGAGCTGCTCAGTAGCCAACAGGTCAGTTTCCAGGTGTGTAATGTGTGTCATGAATGTGGGGATGTTTACAGAGTGTTCCTGAAAAAGAGCTGCTCTCAACGAAACTtccctggttaaataaaagtttTATAGAAAAAGAATTGCAATGCCAGATAGCACTGCCAGTCACACAGAGGCCGACAGATTTATTATCCATTGACAACTCAATGGAGGCTGTTGAAACAATTTTTATCACCAAACCAATAGCAGCCATTTATCTCACTGTCAGAGGACAAGGAAAGGATAAGCTGTAATTGTGTCAAGGATTTGCAGCATGTTACAAAAGACTCTTTTTTTAGTCTGCCAAGTCAGTTTTTCTCCCTATAGTTCTGCAGTAAATTGTTCTGCAATAGATTTATAGTACGTGACAGAGAGCCAAATCAATGTTACTTTAACTTTGGCTTCTGAATCTCAGGGAAAGTCTCCTGATTTTACACAGTAAAGTTGGTTTATTAATCATATATAAACCTGTGAAAACTGTTTTATAATGTCAAGTCAATTTTTAATATAGCCCAATTGCACAAACCACAGATTTGCCTTAAGGGCCTTTACAGTCAGTACAGCACACGGCTCCCTCTGTCCTGGGAGCCTCGATTATAATGTTTTCTGGCTTTTTAACATCTAAGACAGAGATCttctcagagttactgcagggggttacttaattattgttatttttgtttaaagttttttcaaaaatgtaaatgtctcaacatgaatccaacatattattataaGCAAATCagtctatttgtgaaaaaaacacattgataaTAGGCTTACtagcctataggtaaggtagtcatcCACATATACAGTTATTCCTAAAGATCTAACGTTAATGTGCCGCATTtagaataaaacatgatttataaaatcaggccaacagttgttttttattttaatagctttgcAGTCTTTAAGCCAcccacatgttattgtaggtccattttaatatgcaacttaattttatacagtatatgtagtagggggtccctgatccgtctctctctctcagttcaggggtccttggcttaaaaaacattgaaggcCCCTGATCTAAGATATTACCTGAATAATGTCATCAAGGGTGTTTCACTGACATTTAACATAAACATCTGCCTTGATAACTGGGGGCATGGAGTTTTAAAGACAAGGGGATTTAGCAAGAAGGGAGAGTATAATGCTATATAAGATGCTCTAAAGTTGCATTATAGGAAATTGAGGATCCAGCATGTTTTCAGTACAACCCATACTAAGAAAAGTCAGCATATCTTGGTCTCTCCATTCAAGCTTCCTTTTAATCCTCCTTTTTGTTTTGCGTATCAGCACTTTTAACCAAACTGTGCACGTTTCCAGGTTTACGTAACAGCTCTTTTCCACTGCAAGGACTtgctgaaatgtaatgtaacatgtaAACATCGTCATGGGTTTTGCTTTTGTTCTGTTCACTTTGGGGACAAGAACTCAATTTTGGAACTACTCAGGAGATTTTAATAAATTCCTTTCATGAGTTGCCGTCAGCGCTGTCGTTTGTGATTAAGCTAGCAGATGTGTTCTTACATTACAACAAGGACAACAAACAACAATATTAACCCCCATTTTACCACTGAATCTTGTATTTAATACCACAATCATCAACAATGGAGAACGGTTTTCAGAAAGCAAGAGCAGGAGTCAGAGATTAGCTACCAGTGAAAAGGTGCACCAGAAGATTTCTTAGAATCTGGCAGAAATGTGAATGCGACACACAGCCAAACAGtgcaaagaaagaaatgaaagggaTTACACCAAGAAGAGAATTACAATGGGTGTGGTAGAGAAATAGATTAGCCTACGGGTTGTTCAGGTTTTTAGGGGTCATCCCTAGTTCCCAGGGTCCTCGTTGTAAGAGATTTGTAAAGCTGTCTTTGCAGTTAAATTGCAAAATAACGTAGGGAGATGGGCATTATAAATGCAGTTTGAATGTACAAAATCAATTTAGCCACTGTGGAGATAACAATGCCTGAAATGGAAGTTTCAGGGCATAGATTTCAAGGAATAAAACATCAGTAGGCTGACCCATAACTGACCCATTTCTGAGAACATAAACCCCTTTGAAAGGTCTCCTTTATGTGTCATATTATGAGGATATTTAACTGGGGATCACAGGACCCAGCGGGGAACATAGATATGTTCATGATTttaaggcacacacacattttaggaGGGACTTTAGTGATGGCAGACTAAAATaactcaacaactattggatggatttccaTGACTCTTtgtgcagacattcatggtttcaagatgatgaatcctaatgactttggtgaccccctgacttttcatctaatGCCTTCACCAGATGAAATAATTTTCATTTGTCCAATATGTTTGGTCATGCCCAAATActtgcaaatgttagcatgccaacacactaaactaaaatgGTGAACCTGAATCATTATACCTACTTAGTATCAGCatgttgtcattgtgagcatgttagcatagtGATGTTAGCATTTTGCACAGCTTCACAAGTTGCTAGcctggctgtagactcttattCTTGCTGTGAAAAAGTGCTGTAAAAGCATCTTTAATGCAAATCAATTTGAAACTAACATCCTctgctaatgtgtgtgtgtgtgtgtgtgtgtgtgtgtgtgtgttttactaaCAGACTGTACTGACGCTGAGCGCACTACGGCGCTTCTTAACCGGCAGCAACAC from the Perca flavescens isolate YP-PL-M2 chromosome 2, PFLA_1.0, whole genome shotgun sequence genome contains:
- the LOC114562900 gene encoding synaptogyrin-1 encodes the protein MDPARPYGAGKAGNVAFDPVAFFTHPRTILRLMSWVFSMVVFSCIVNEGYINIGSERLLCVFNNNADACNYGVTVGVACFLGSIFFLILDIYFPSISSVKDRRRAVLLDLVFSGLASFLWFVGFCFLANQWQDTSPDELPLAQGSDAARATIAFCFFSILTWGYQCLQAMNRFKSISFMEDKQRLLPKSPPTLSLV